A portion of the Pseudomonas synxantha BG33R genome contains these proteins:
- a CDS encoding MFS transporter translates to MSSVPASSAQPSRPLTRNDYKTLSLSALGGALEFYDFIIFVFFATVVGKLFFPVDMPEWLRMMQTFGIFAAGYLARPLGGIIMAHFGDLLGRKKMFTLSIFMMAVPTLIMGLLPTYAQIGLWAPLLLLLMRVIQGAAIGGEVPGAWVFVSEHVPPRHIGYACGTLTSGLTAGILLGSLVATAINTAYTPEQVSDYAWRIPFLLGGVFGLLSVYLRRWLHETPIFAEMQQRKTLAAELPLRAVLRDHRGAIVLSMLLTWLLSAGVVVVILMTPTVLQTVYHFSPTVALQANSLAIVTLSLGCIASGALADRFGAGRVLVTGCALLLATSWTLYHSLMAHPDWLFPLYALTGLFVGTIGVVPYVMVKAFPPVVRFSGLSFSYNVAYAVFGGLTPLAVSLLMKESPMGPAYYVAVLCVMGMLVGGYLWKRGR, encoded by the coding sequence ATGTCCTCCGTGCCCGCAAGCAGTGCGCAGCCCTCGCGCCCGCTGACCCGCAACGACTACAAAACCCTGTCGCTGTCTGCCTTGGGCGGGGCGCTGGAGTTCTACGACTTCATCATCTTTGTGTTTTTCGCCACCGTGGTCGGGAAACTGTTCTTCCCCGTCGACATGCCCGAATGGCTGCGCATGATGCAGACCTTCGGCATCTTCGCCGCCGGCTACCTGGCCCGCCCCTTGGGCGGCATCATCATGGCGCACTTCGGCGACCTGCTGGGGCGCAAGAAGATGTTCACCCTGAGCATCTTCATGATGGCCGTGCCGACCCTGATCATGGGCTTGCTGCCGACTTACGCGCAGATTGGCCTGTGGGCGCCGCTCTTGCTGCTGCTGATGCGCGTCATCCAGGGGGCGGCGATTGGCGGCGAAGTACCGGGCGCCTGGGTGTTCGTCTCCGAGCACGTTCCGCCGCGCCACATCGGCTACGCCTGCGGCACCCTGACCAGCGGCCTCACCGCCGGTATTCTGCTCGGCTCGCTGGTAGCTACTGCGATCAATACGGCCTATACCCCGGAGCAGGTCTCCGATTACGCCTGGCGGATCCCATTCCTGCTTGGTGGTGTATTCGGTCTGTTGTCGGTGTATCTGCGCCGCTGGCTGCATGAAACACCGATCTTCGCTGAGATGCAGCAACGCAAGACCCTGGCTGCCGAGCTGCCGTTGCGCGCAGTGCTGCGTGACCACCGTGGCGCCATTGTGTTGTCGATGTTGCTCACCTGGCTGCTGTCCGCCGGCGTCGTGGTGGTTATCCTGATGACGCCGACCGTGCTGCAAACCGTCTACCACTTCAGCCCCACGGTGGCACTGCAAGCCAACAGCCTGGCCATCGTGACCCTGAGCCTGGGTTGCATCGCCTCGGGTGCCCTGGCCGACCGTTTTGGCGCCGGTCGCGTGCTGGTCACCGGTTGCGCACTGCTGCTGGCGACCTCCTGGACGCTGTATCACAGCCTGATGGCCCACCCGGACTGGCTGTTTCCGTTGTACGCATTGACCGGTTTGTTCGTGGGCACCATCGGTGTAGTGCCCTACGTGATGGTCAAGGCGTTCCCGCCGGTGGTGCGTTTCAGCGGCCTGTCGTTCTCCTACAACGTTGCTTATGCCGTGTTCGGCGGGTTGACGCCATTGGCGGTGTCGCTGCTGATGAAGGAGAGCCCGATGGGCCCGGCTTACTATGTGGCCGTCCTGTGTGTGATGGGGATGTTGGTGGGTGGGTATCTGTGGAAACGCGGCCGCTGA
- a CDS encoding phosphate ABC transporter substrate-binding protein PstS, with protein sequence MKLKRLMAAMTFVAAGVATANAVAAGVDPAIPAYVKTTGVSGNLSSVGSDTLANLMTLWAEGYKKEYPNVNIQIQAAGSATAPPALTEGTSNLGPMSRKMKDTELAAFEQKYGYKPTAIPVAVDALAVFVHKDNPIQHLTMEQVDAIFSSTRLCGAKADVKTWGDLGVTGDLANKPVQLFGRNSVSGTYGYFKEEALCKGDYKPNVNEQPGSASVVQSISSSLNGIGYSGIGYKTASVKTVALAKKGSTDFIEDSEENALNGKYPLSRFLYVYVNKAPNKPLAPLEAEFVKLVLSKQGQEVVVKDGYIPLPAKVAAKALAELGLKEGN encoded by the coding sequence ATGAAACTGAAACGTTTGATGGCGGCAATGACTTTTGTCGCTGCTGGCGTTGCGACCGCCAACGCGGTGGCCGCTGGTGTTGATCCGGCAATCCCGGCGTACGTCAAGACCACTGGTGTGTCGGGCAACCTGTCCAGCGTCGGCTCCGACACCCTGGCTAACCTGATGACTTTGTGGGCTGAGGGTTACAAAAAGGAATACCCGAACGTCAACATCCAGATTCAAGCTGCCGGTTCCGCCACCGCGCCACCTGCGCTGACTGAAGGCACCTCCAACCTGGGCCCGATGAGCCGCAAGATGAAGGACACCGAACTGGCGGCCTTCGAGCAGAAGTACGGTTACAAGCCAACCGCTATCCCGGTTGCCGTGGACGCCCTGGCGGTGTTCGTGCACAAGGACAACCCGATCCAGCACCTGACCATGGAGCAAGTCGACGCGATCTTCTCCTCGACTCGCCTGTGCGGCGCCAAAGCTGACGTTAAAACCTGGGGCGACCTGGGTGTGACCGGCGACCTGGCCAACAAGCCAGTGCAATTGTTCGGGCGTAACTCGGTATCCGGCACCTACGGCTACTTCAAGGAAGAAGCCCTGTGCAAAGGCGACTACAAGCCAAACGTGAACGAACAACCTGGCTCGGCTTCGGTCGTGCAGTCGATCAGCTCCTCGCTGAACGGCATCGGTTACTCGGGCATCGGCTACAAGACCGCCAGCGTGAAGACCGTGGCCCTGGCCAAGAAAGGCAGCACTGACTTCATCGAAGACAGCGAAGAAAACGCCCTGAACGGCAAATACCCGCTGTCGCGCTTCCTCTACGTGTATGTCAACAAAGCCCCGAACAAGCCGCTGGCCCCGCTGGAAGCCGAGTTTGTGAAACTGGTGCTGTCCAAGCAGGGCCAGGAAGTTGTCGTCAAGGACGGCTACATCCCACTGCCTGCCAAAGTGGCCGCCAAGGCCTTGGCTGAGCTGGGTCTGAAAGAAGGCAACTAA
- a CDS encoding D-hexose-6-phosphate mutarotase, which produces MPTPHVETMKIDELDCWRIRHNGAELMVAQQGAHIFSYQREGEQPLIWPNPAAVFKRGKGIRTGVPVCWPWFGVFDRNPQSVKAMRQSDQPAGAHGFVRTALWELAGTAIEGEALRIELVLPTPANGFPGWPHKVDLKLSLLLDDQLHIRLTSHNRGTDTVTFSQALHTYFAVSDVRNVQVEGVDGLAYIDTADGWTEKQQAGLLHFTGETDRIYLDTPAQLSIVDKDWQRRVQLTSEGSKSTVIWNPWTERAKALDDMADDGWQGMLCIETANVLDDVVSLAAGESHTLGVSITSITL; this is translated from the coding sequence ATGCCTACGCCCCACGTTGAGACGATGAAAATCGACGAGCTGGACTGCTGGCGCATCCGCCACAACGGCGCCGAGCTGATGGTGGCCCAACAGGGTGCGCATATCTTCAGTTACCAGCGCGAGGGCGAACAGCCACTGATCTGGCCGAACCCTGCGGCGGTGTTCAAGCGGGGCAAAGGCATCCGTACCGGCGTGCCGGTGTGCTGGCCGTGGTTTGGTGTTTTCGACCGTAACCCGCAGAGTGTAAAAGCCATGCGCCAAAGCGATCAGCCTGCCGGCGCCCACGGCTTTGTGCGCACCGCGCTCTGGGAGTTGGCCGGGACGGCAATCGAAGGTGAAGCCCTGCGTATCGAGCTGGTGCTGCCGACTCCTGCGAACGGCTTCCCCGGCTGGCCCCATAAGGTCGACTTGAAGTTGAGCCTGCTGCTGGACGACCAACTGCATATCCGCCTCACCAGCCACAACCGCGGCACCGACACCGTGACCTTCAGCCAGGCACTGCACACCTACTTCGCTGTGAGCGACGTGCGCAACGTGCAGGTCGAGGGGGTGGATGGCTTGGCCTATATCGATACTGCTGATGGGTGGACCGAGAAGCAGCAAGCCGGGCTGCTGCACTTCACTGGCGAAACCGATCGCATCTACCTGGATACACCGGCGCAGTTGAGCATTGTCGATAAAGACTGGCAGCGCCGCGTCCAACTCACCAGCGAAGGCTCGAAGTCCACTGTGATCTGGAACCCCTGGACCGAACGGGCCAAGGCACTTGATGACATGGCTGACGATGGCTGGCAGGGCATGTTGTGCATCGAGACGGCGAATGTGCTGGATGATGTGGTAAGCCTGGCGGCCGGTGAAAGCCACACTCTGGGCGTGAGCATCACCAGTATCACCTTGTAA
- a CDS encoding ABC transporter permease subunit, with amino-acid sequence MQDAGKPLMISLEEQNQVAMRVSDKGQALFFEVDSGAELKRVDLPLPAGASVASIGEDQPGSPLVILGLSNGQSLVFRHTYKVSYPDGKKTITPAIEYPYGETPIVLDDAGRPLEHVALNATDSTLVVAGSAGSHLNVLSLSREENMMTGEVTSEQKRIELPQMTEPVKAIFVDPRQQWLYVINGRALADVFSLRDNSLNGRYKLLEDGAAEVTASTQLVGGISLIVGNSKGGLAQWFMARDPDGEQRLKQIRTFQMGTAPIVEISAEERRKGFTALDASGKFGVFHSTAHRTLLVDPVVDGQGLFGMSPRANRVIVEAGGKLQPLLLDNPHPEVSWSALWSKVWYENYDEPKYVWQSTAANTDFEPKMSLAPLTFGTLKAAFYAMLLAAPLAVAAAIYTAYFMAPSLRRKVKPVIELMEAMPTVILGFFAGLFLAPYVEGHLPGIFSLLMLLPIGILVAGFVFSRLPESIRLRVPDGWESAILIPVILFVGWLSLYMSPYLETWFFGGDMRMWISHDLGITYDQRNALVVGLAMGFAVIPNIYSIAEDAVFSVPRGLTLGSLALGATPWQTMTRVVILTASPGIFSALMIGMGRAVGETMIVLMATGNTPVMEMNLFEGLRTLAANVAVEMPESEVGGSHYRVLFLSALVLLLFTFIMNTLAELIRQRLRKKYSSL; translated from the coding sequence ATGCAGGACGCCGGCAAGCCGTTGATGATCTCCCTTGAAGAACAGAACCAGGTTGCCATGCGGGTTTCCGACAAGGGCCAGGCGCTGTTTTTTGAAGTGGACTCCGGCGCTGAGCTCAAGCGTGTCGACTTGCCGCTTCCGGCCGGTGCCAGCGTTGCTTCTATTGGTGAAGACCAGCCGGGAAGCCCGCTGGTTATCCTTGGTTTGTCCAATGGCCAGTCCCTGGTGTTCCGCCACACCTACAAGGTGTCGTACCCGGATGGCAAGAAGACCATCACCCCGGCGATCGAATACCCCTACGGCGAAACGCCGATTGTGTTGGATGACGCCGGACGACCACTGGAACACGTCGCCCTCAACGCCACCGACTCCACCCTGGTGGTGGCCGGCTCGGCCGGTTCGCACCTGAACGTGCTGTCGTTGAGCCGCGAGGAAAACATGATGACCGGTGAAGTCACCAGCGAGCAGAAGCGCATCGAGCTGCCGCAGATGACCGAGCCTGTGAAAGCCATCTTTGTCGACCCACGCCAGCAATGGCTTTACGTGATCAACGGTCGCGCCCTGGCCGACGTGTTCAGCCTGCGCGACAACAGCCTCAACGGTCGCTACAAACTCCTGGAAGACGGCGCAGCCGAAGTCACCGCCAGCACTCAGCTGGTGGGCGGTATCTCGCTGATCGTCGGCAACTCCAAGGGCGGCCTGGCCCAGTGGTTCATGGCCCGTGACCCGGATGGCGAGCAACGCCTGAAACAGATCCGCACCTTCCAGATGGGCACTGCGCCCATTGTCGAAATCAGTGCTGAAGAGCGCCGCAAAGGTTTCACCGCGCTCGACGCCTCGGGTAAGTTCGGCGTGTTCCACAGCACCGCCCACCGTACCCTGCTGGTGGACCCGGTGGTCGACGGCCAGGGCCTATTCGGCATGTCGCCACGGGCCAACCGTGTGATCGTCGAGGCCGGCGGCAAGCTGCAACCGTTGCTGCTCGACAACCCGCACCCGGAAGTCTCGTGGAGCGCGTTGTGGAGCAAGGTCTGGTACGAGAACTACGACGAGCCTAAATACGTCTGGCAGTCCACCGCCGCCAACACCGACTTCGAACCCAAGATGAGCCTGGCCCCGCTGACCTTCGGCACGTTGAAGGCTGCGTTCTACGCCATGCTGCTGGCCGCGCCACTGGCGGTTGCCGCCGCGATCTACACCGCGTACTTCATGGCCCCGAGCCTGCGCCGCAAGGTCAAGCCAGTGATCGAGCTGATGGAAGCCATGCCGACCGTGATCCTCGGCTTCTTCGCCGGCCTGTTCCTGGCGCCGTACGTGGAAGGGCATCTACCGGGGATTTTCAGCCTGCTGATGCTGTTGCCGATTGGCATCCTGGTCGCCGGTTTTGTGTTCAGCCGCTTGCCCGAATCGATTCGCCTGCGGGTGCCGGACGGCTGGGAAAGCGCGATCCTGATCCCGGTGATCCTGTTCGTGGGCTGGCTCTCGCTGTACATGAGCCCGTACCTGGAAACCTGGTTCTTTGGCGGCGACATGCGCATGTGGATCTCCCATGACCTGGGGATCACCTACGACCAGCGCAACGCCCTGGTGGTTGGCCTGGCCATGGGTTTTGCGGTGATCCCGAACATCTACTCGATCGCCGAAGACGCCGTGTTCAGCGTACCCCGCGGCCTGACCCTGGGCTCCCTGGCCCTGGGCGCCACGCCCTGGCAGACCATGACCCGTGTGGTGATCCTGACCGCCAGCCCGGGGATTTTCTCGGCGCTGATGATCGGCATGGGCCGTGCCGTGGGTGAAACCATGATCGTGCTGATGGCCACCGGTAACACCCCGGTGATGGAGATGAACCTGTTCGAGGGCCTGCGCACCCTGGCGGCCAACGTCGCGGTGGAAATGCCCGAGTCGGAAGTCGGTGGCAGCCACTACCGCGTGCTGTTCCTCTCGGCGCTGGTGCTGCTGTTGTTCACGTTCATCATGAACACCCTCGCCGAGCTGATTCGTCAGCGTCTGCGCAAGAAATACTCGTCGCTTTAA
- a CDS encoding DUF3299 domain-containing protein: protein MRRLFLTLLLLGSGLAHAGELPETDWLDLMPLSDQKALEAMPEIDHNSPEAQGTFTEKGGLKQSKGLPAVMYSTKTVAAMNGKNIRIGGYPVPLETDAKGRSTLFFLVPYPGACIHVPPPPPNQLVLVRYPKGLKLDDIYTPLWVTGTLKVEKVNNDLADAAYALEAGKVRVVKESDL, encoded by the coding sequence ATGCGCCGTCTATTCTTGACTCTCCTCCTGCTGGGCTCTGGCCTGGCGCACGCTGGCGAACTGCCGGAAACCGACTGGCTCGACCTGATGCCGCTTTCGGACCAGAAAGCCCTCGAAGCCATGCCCGAGATCGACCATAACTCCCCCGAAGCCCAAGGCACGTTCACCGAAAAGGGTGGCTTGAAGCAGAGCAAGGGCCTGCCCGCGGTGATGTATTCCACCAAGACCGTGGCGGCCATGAACGGCAAGAATATCCGCATTGGTGGGTATCCGGTGCCATTGGAGACCGATGCCAAAGGCCGCAGCACGCTGTTCTTCCTGGTGCCGTATCCGGGCGCCTGCATCCATGTGCCGCCACCGCCGCCTAACCAACTGGTGCTGGTGCGGTATCCCAAGGGGTTGAAGCTGGATGATATCTACACGCCGCTATGGGTCACGGGCACGTTGAAGGTGGAGAAGGTCAATAACGACTTGGCGGATGCAGCGTATGCGCTGGAGGCGGGGAAGGTGCGGGTGGTGAAGGAGTCCGATCTCTAA
- the purE gene encoding 5-(carboxyamino)imidazole ribonucleotide mutase, whose translation MSALVGVIMGSKSDWSTLSHTADMLEKLGIPYEVKVVSAHRTPDLLFQYADEAESRGIEVIIAGAGGAAHLPGMCAAKTHLPVLGVPVQSSMLSGVDSLLSIVQMPAGIPVATLAIGKAGAINAALLSASILGAKHPQFHAVLKKFRAEQTDSVLDNPDPRIA comes from the coding sequence ATGAGTGCATTGGTTGGCGTGATCATGGGCTCCAAGTCCGATTGGTCCACCCTTAGCCACACCGCCGATATGCTGGAAAAACTCGGCATTCCGTATGAAGTGAAGGTGGTCTCTGCCCACCGCACCCCGGATTTGCTGTTCCAGTATGCCGATGAAGCAGAATCCCGTGGCATCGAGGTGATCATCGCCGGTGCCGGCGGTGCGGCGCACCTGCCAGGCATGTGTGCGGCCAAGACCCACCTGCCTGTCCTGGGCGTGCCGGTGCAGTCGTCAATGCTCTCGGGCGTGGATTCGCTGTTGTCCATCGTGCAGATGCCGGCTGGCATTCCGGTGGCAACCCTGGCGATCGGCAAGGCCGGTGCGATCAACGCAGCCTTGCTGTCGGCCAGCATCCTGGGCGCCAAGCACCCGCAGTTTCATGCGGTGCTGAAAAAATTCCGTGCTGAGCAGACAGACAGCGTGCTGGACAATCCAGACCCACGCATCGCCTGA
- the pstA gene encoding phosphate ABC transporter permease PstA, whose protein sequence is MKQNSLNGWFKSGAPGVWISGGAVSIAVIMTIGLLAVIAVRGLGHFWPADLIQANYNVPGQANHIVIGEVVQKEEVPRERLKSAGLPVPDQGPEFMTRELIKVGNRDLNGNDFTWIVGEWLKDQTKPANLMTIERREWGNFYGTLVNVKQDGKVIAEGEAAWPELQARVDRVNKLAAQLKTLEKTDIGAINAGLERIRLHGRKLELEGKLDAAAQADMDADRAELNARYQDIEARLADLHAQFNRDALTARDGNGKEVEIGIGKVVHAYQPNAMGTLTKIGFYFSKVWEFLSDDPREANTEGGIFPAIFGTVMMTLIMAMIVTPFGVLAAVYLREYAKQNTLTRIIRIAVNNLAGVPAIVYGVFGLGFFVYVLGGSVDRLFFAEALPAPTFGTPGLLWASLTLALLAVPVVIVATEEGLARIPRTVREGSLALGATKAETLWKIVLPMASPAMMTGMILAVARAAGEVAPLMLVGVVKLAPSLPLDGNYPYLHLDQKIMHLGFHIYDVGFQSPNVEAARPLVYATALLLVLVIATLNLSAVWIRNHLREKYKALDS, encoded by the coding sequence GTGAAACAGAACTCCCTGAATGGATGGTTCAAGAGCGGCGCCCCAGGCGTCTGGATCAGCGGTGGCGCGGTGTCCATCGCGGTCATCATGACCATTGGTTTGCTGGCTGTGATTGCCGTGCGTGGTCTGGGCCACTTCTGGCCGGCCGACCTGATCCAGGCCAACTACAACGTGCCGGGCCAGGCCAACCATATCGTCATCGGCGAAGTGGTACAGAAAGAAGAAGTGCCGCGTGAGCGCCTCAAGAGCGCGGGCCTGCCGGTGCCGGACCAGGGCCCGGAATTCATGACCCGCGAGCTGATCAAGGTCGGCAACCGCGACTTGAACGGCAACGACTTCACCTGGATCGTCGGCGAATGGTTGAAGGACCAGACCAAGCCGGCCAACCTGATGACCATTGAGCGTCGTGAGTGGGGCAACTTCTACGGCACCCTGGTCAACGTCAAGCAGGACGGCAAGGTCATCGCTGAAGGCGAGGCCGCATGGCCAGAGCTGCAAGCTCGCGTGGACCGTGTCAACAAGCTCGCCGCCCAGCTCAAGACCCTGGAAAAAACCGATATCGGTGCGATCAACGCCGGCCTGGAACGCATCCGCCTGCACGGGCGCAAACTGGAACTGGAAGGTAAGCTCGATGCCGCCGCCCAGGCCGATATGGACGCCGACCGCGCCGAACTCAACGCCCGCTATCAAGATATCGAAGCGCGCCTGGCCGACCTGCACGCCCAGTTCAACCGCGATGCCCTGACCGCCCGCGACGGCAACGGCAAGGAAGTGGAAATCGGCATCGGCAAAGTGGTGCACGCCTACCAGCCGAACGCCATGGGCACCCTGACCAAGATCGGCTTCTACTTCAGCAAGGTCTGGGAGTTTCTCAGCGATGACCCACGGGAAGCCAACACCGAAGGCGGGATCTTCCCGGCCATCTTCGGCACCGTGATGATGACCCTGATCATGGCGATGATCGTCACCCCGTTTGGCGTGCTGGCGGCGGTGTACCTGCGTGAGTACGCCAAGCAGAACACCCTGACGCGGATCATCCGTATCGCCGTGAACAACCTGGCGGGCGTACCGGCCATCGTCTACGGCGTATTCGGCCTGGGCTTCTTCGTCTATGTACTGGGTGGTTCGGTTGACCGCCTGTTCTTCGCCGAAGCCTTGCCGGCGCCGACCTTCGGTACTCCGGGCCTGCTCTGGGCCTCTCTGACCCTGGCGCTACTGGCGGTGCCGGTGGTGATCGTGGCCACAGAAGAAGGCCTTGCGCGGATCCCTCGCACGGTGCGTGAAGGCTCCCTGGCACTGGGCGCGACCAAGGCGGAAACGCTATGGAAGATCGTGCTGCCGATGGCCAGCCCGGCCATGATGACCGGCATGATCCTCGCCGTGGCCCGCGCCGCCGGCGAAGTGGCGCCGCTGATGCTGGTGGGGGTAGTGAAGCTGGCGCCGTCGCTGCCGCTGGACGGCAACTATCCGTACCTGCACCTGGACCAGAAGATCATGCACCTGGGCTTCCATATTTATGACGTCGGCTTCCAGAGCCCCAACGTCGAAGCCGCACGGCCGCTGGTGTACGCCACCGCGTTGCTGCTGGTGCTGGTGATCGCCACGCTCAACCTGTCGGCGGTGTGGATTCGTAACCACCTGCGCGAAAAATACAAGGCGCTGGATAGCTGA
- a CDS encoding acyl-CoA thioesterase produces the protein MIELEQEDPIPQGDLALQITALPRETNGFGDIFGGWLVAQMDLAGTAMASKVAGGRVATVAIDRMAFLVPVAVGAQLSFYTQALEIGRSSIQMMVEVWSDDPLSSEWRKVTEAVFVFVAIDGSGRTRSVPSRAR, from the coding sequence ATGATCGAACTCGAACAAGAAGATCCTATCCCGCAAGGCGATCTCGCCCTGCAAATCACTGCACTGCCGCGTGAAACCAATGGTTTTGGCGATATCTTCGGCGGCTGGCTGGTCGCGCAGATGGACCTGGCAGGCACGGCAATGGCCAGCAAGGTCGCCGGCGGGCGCGTAGCCACCGTCGCCATTGATCGCATGGCCTTCCTGGTACCGGTAGCCGTGGGTGCACAGCTTTCCTTCTATACCCAGGCTCTGGAAATTGGTCGCAGCTCGATCCAGATGATGGTCGAAGTGTGGAGCGATGACCCGCTGTCCAGCGAATGGCGCAAGGTCACCGAGGCGGTATTTGTGTTCGTCGCCATCGACGGCAGCGGTCGCACCCGTTCGGTACCGTCACGGGCGCGTTAA
- a CDS encoding 5-(carboxyamino)imidazole ribonucleotide synthase, with translation MKIGVIGGGQLGRMLALAGTPLGMNFAFLDPAPDACAAALGEHLRADYSDPDHLRQLADEVDLVTFEFESVPAETVAFLSQFVPVYPSAEALRIARDRWFEKSMFKDLGIPTPAFADIQSQADLDAAVASIGLPAVLKTRTLGYDGKGQKVLRTAADVVGTFAELGSVACLLEGFVPFTGEVSLIAVRARDGETRFYPLVHNTHVNGILKVSVASTDHPLQVLAEDYSSRVLKQLDYVGVMAFEFFEVDGGLKANEIAPRVHNSGHWTTEGAECSQFENHLRAVAGLPLGSTAKVGESAMLNFIGVVPPVERVIAIDDCHLHHYGKAFKAGRKVGHANLRCKDRATLRAQILKVEALIAEQ, from the coding sequence ATGAAAATCGGAGTAATCGGTGGCGGCCAATTGGGCCGTATGCTGGCCCTGGCGGGTACGCCGCTGGGCATGAACTTCGCCTTCCTGGACCCTGCGCCGGACGCCTGCGCCGCAGCCCTGGGTGAACACCTGCGTGCTGACTACAGCGACCCGGACCACCTGCGCCAACTGGCCGATGAAGTCGACCTGGTGACCTTCGAATTCGAAAGCGTCCCGGCCGAAACCGTGGCCTTCCTGTCCCAGTTCGTGCCTGTGTACCCGAGCGCCGAAGCCCTGCGCATCGCTCGCGACCGCTGGTTCGAAAAAAGCATGTTCAAGGACCTGGGCATCCCGACGCCGGCCTTCGCCGATATCCAGTCCCAGGCAGATCTGGATGCGGCCGTCGCCAGCATCGGCCTGCCTGCGGTGTTGAAAACCCGCACCCTGGGTTACGACGGCAAGGGTCAGAAAGTCCTGCGCACCGCGGCCGATGTGGTCGGTACCTTTGCCGAGCTGGGAAGCGTTGCCTGTCTGCTGGAAGGCTTCGTGCCGTTCACCGGCGAAGTCTCGCTGATCGCCGTACGCGCCCGTGATGGCGAAACCCGCTTCTATCCGTTGGTGCACAACACCCACGTCAACGGCATCTTGAAAGTGTCGGTAGCCAGTACTGACCACCCGCTGCAGGTCCTGGCCGAAGATTATTCCAGCCGTGTGCTCAAGCAGTTGGATTACGTTGGCGTGATGGCGTTCGAGTTCTTTGAAGTCGACGGTGGCCTCAAGGCCAACGAAATCGCCCCGCGTGTGCACAACTCCGGGCACTGGACCACTGAAGGCGCCGAATGCAGCCAGTTCGAAAACCACCTGCGGGCCGTGGCGGGCTTGCCGTTGGGCTCCACGGCCAAGGTCGGCGAGAGCGCCATGCTCAACTTCATCGGCGTGGTACCGCCGGTTGAGCGGGTGATTGCCATCGATGATTGCCACCTGCATCACTACGGCAAGGCGTTCAAGGCCGGACGCAAAGTCGGCCACGCCAACCTGCGCTGCAAGGATCGTGCGACGCTGCGAGCGCAGATTCTCAAGGTTGAGGCGTTGATCGCCGAACAATAA
- a CDS encoding GlsB/YeaQ/YmgE family stress response membrane protein → MGIIGTIFIGLIVGLLARFLKPGDDSMGWIMTILLGIAGSLAATYGGQALGIYQAGQGAGFIGALVGAIVLLVIYGLIKKK, encoded by the coding sequence ATGGGTATCATCGGAACCATTTTTATCGGCTTGATCGTCGGCCTGCTGGCGCGCTTCCTCAAGCCTGGCGACGACAGCATGGGCTGGATCATGACCATCCTGCTGGGTATCGCAGGTTCGCTGGCGGCCACCTACGGCGGTCAGGCCCTGGGGATCTACCAGGCAGGCCAGGGCGCGGGCTTCATCGGCGCGCTGGTAGGTGCCATCGTGTTGCTGGTGATCTACGGCCTGATCAAAAAGAAGTAA
- a CDS encoding LysR substrate-binding domain-containing protein: MNLESKWLEDFSALAATRSFSQAAERRFVTQPAFSRRIRSLEAALGLTLVNRSRTPVELTAAGQLFLVTARTVVEQLGEVLRHLHHLEGGQGEVMQVAAAHSLALGFFPRWIAQLRNEGLNIATRLVATNVGDAVHALREGGCDLMLAFYDPDAAMQMDAEIFPSLHLGNTEMLPVCAADADGKPLFDLEGEGSVPLLAYSAGAFLGRSVNLLLRQRALRFTTVYETAMADSLKSMALEGLGIAWVPQLSVRAELARGELVVCGGPQWHVPLEIRLYRCALVRKANVRLLWRKLEGGAASPGG, encoded by the coding sequence ATGAACCTTGAAAGCAAATGGCTGGAAGACTTCAGCGCCCTGGCGGCGACCCGCAGCTTTTCCCAGGCTGCGGAACGGCGCTTTGTGACCCAGCCGGCGTTCAGCCGGCGTATCCGCAGCCTGGAAGCCGCGTTGGGCCTGACCCTGGTCAACCGCTCGCGCACGCCCGTGGAGCTGACAGCGGCGGGGCAGTTGTTCCTGGTGACGGCGCGCACCGTGGTCGAACAGCTCGGTGAAGTACTGCGGCATTTGCATCACCTGGAAGGCGGGCAGGGTGAAGTCATGCAAGTGGCTGCCGCCCACTCCCTGGCACTGGGCTTCTTCCCGCGCTGGATCGCGCAACTGCGCAACGAGGGTTTGAACATCGCCACCCGACTGGTCGCCACCAACGTCGGCGATGCGGTGCACGCCCTGCGTGAAGGCGGCTGTGACCTGATGCTGGCGTTCTACGACCCGGACGCGGCGATGCAGATGGACGCGGAAATCTTCCCGTCGCTGCATCTGGGCAACACCGAGATGCTCCCGGTGTGCGCCGCCGATGCCGATGGCAAACCGCTGTTCGATCTGGAAGGTGAGGGCAGTGTGCCGTTGCTGGCCTACAGTGCTGGTGCGTTCCTGGGGCGTTCGGTGAACCTGTTGCTCCGCCAACGCGCCCTGCGTTTTACCACCGTGTACGAAACCGCCATGGCTGACAGCCTCAAAAGCATGGCGCTGGAAGGCTTGGGGATTGCCTGGGTGCCGCAGTTGAGTGTGCGTGCCGAACTGGCGCGTGGCGAACTGGTGGTGTGCGGCGGCCCGCAATGGCATGTGCCGCTGGAGATTCGTCTGTATCGCTGCGCGTTGGTGCGCAAGGCGAACGTGCGGTTGCTGTGGCGCAAGTTGGAGGGTGGGGCGGCGAGTCCTGGAGGTTGA